TATGTAAGAGTTTTTTAAAATACCTTTAAATTTTTTTAAATTTGTTTAAAATTGAAGCGTTTTCAGTGAAGTGCAAGAAGAGAATTAGTTTATCTTTTACGTGAACTTTTGGCAAAACAGCCTTACTAATGCAGGATTGACTCTTTTAGAAGCTGTAAAAAATGAATACCCCTGTAGCAGATCATTATGTTGAGATAAGTTATTAGTTTTTATAAAGATGCGATTAGATAAATTTTTGTCAGATCTTGGTATAGCATCAAGAAGGAAAATAGTTCATTTAATAAAAAGTGGCAAAGTAAAGATAAATGGAAAAAAGGTAACTAATTGTGGTATTAAAGTAAATCCTGATTTAGATTTAATTGAAGTTGAAGGAATTTTGGTAACTGCTTTGCCAAAAAAACACTACTATAAATTTTACAAACCTAAAGGTTATATTACTTCAAAAGCAGATAAAGCCCCTACAGTAATGGATCTTCTTCCTTCAGATCTCCCAGGTTTAAAAAAGATTTTTCCTGTTGGAAGACTTGACAAAGATGCAGAAGGATTATTGATTTTTACAGATGATGGATTGCTTGCTCATCGTATTATGCATCCTAAGTGGAAACTTACTAAAACATATTATGTGCAAATAGATAAGGAAATTACAGAAAAAGATTTAGAAAAATTAGAAGAAGGAATTGAACTTTCTGATGGAAGAACTTTACCCTGCAAAATTTCTATTTTAGATTTAACTCGAAAATTTTTGCAAGTAAAGGTTAAAGAAGGAAGATATCACTTAATAAAGAGAATGTTTGGTAAATTGGGATATAAGGTGTTAGAATTAAAGAGGATTGCCATAGGACCAATTAAATTAGGAGATTTAAAACCTTCACAAATAATTCCGCTTTCTTCTGAAGAGATTCGTCTTCTTAAAGAAGCAGTAGGGTTAAAAGACTAAGAATATATTTAGTTTTACATAGATAATCTAGTTAATACACCGTGAAGTTTGGTTGGAGGAAGGTCAAGGAACTTAACAAAGTGAGGGCTTATTTGTTTTATAAAAGCATAAATTTTCCAAAGAGGACTTGAAGTTTGAATCTCTTCTAAACCGTAAAAAATAACTCTTTCCTCTATTCCATTTTCTCTAAGAATTTCTTCAACTCTTAGAATTTCCATATAACCATAAGCTATTTCAAAGACCTTAGCACCATTACAAAGTGGTTGAAGGAAACTTGTAGTAATTCCATAGGGCTCATTTTTGCGGATAAGTGAAAGAAAAATATTTTCTTCATAGATAATTCCATGGAAAAAAAGAGTTTCTATTACATAAGGAGGAAAAACAGAAGGATCTCTTATTAAAAAAAGAGCTGTTCCTGGAATTTTAGGATTTGTAGCATAAAAACGTTCAAACTTATTTATAAATTCTTCTTTACTTAGAAAATTGGTAAAACGATAAAGTCTTTTTTGTCCATTAGTGTAAAGAAGAATTATAGAGAAGGGGAAACTTGCAAGAGCTACTGCCCAATACCCACCATGGGGAAATTTAAAAAGGGTAGAGGTAAAATAGATAAAAGTAATAATAGCGGTAAAGATGGCAATACTCATAAAAGAAAAATGCCTTTTTAAGTAAAAAATAATAATAAGGAATATCCCAGTAATAGTCATATTTCCAGCTACAGCAAGTCCATAAGCCCCTGCAAGAGAAGATGAGCTTTTAAATTCATACATGATAAAAGAAACAGCTAAAAGGAGTAACCAATTAACAGTAGGAATATAAATTTGTGAAGGAAGTTCTACCGAAGTATATTTAACTTTAAAAATAGGAAGAATTCTTGCAGTAATTGCTTGATAAATTATGCTAAACATTCCACTTATCATAGCTTGTGAAGCAATAATGGTTGCAAGTAAAGCAATTATTAAGAAGGGGATATAAAAAAAAGAAAGTGTGCCAAGACACATCTCAAAAAGAACTGATTTTGTTTCTGGATTTAATAAAAGATAGGCTCCCTGTCCGAAATAGTTAGTAACTAAAGCAAGAAAAACAAGTTTCCAAGCTTGTTTAATAGGTTTTGCCCCTAAATGTCCCATATCAGCATACATTGCTTCAGCTCCTGTAACGCAGAGAATAGTTTCTCCAAGGACAAGATAGGCTTTCCAGCCATTAATTTTAAAAAATTGAAAAATATAATGTGGACTTATAGCTTTTAATATCTCAGGCATTTTAATAATATTAATAAAACCTAAAAGAAAAAGACTACTAAACCAAAGGCTCATAATAGGTCCGAAAGTACCAGAAACTGTTTCTGTGCCACGAGATTGAAAGATAAAAAGCCCTAAAGTAATAAGTATGCTTATAAATACTATTTCCATTTCAGTAAGAGGTCTAAATCCAGGAATATAGGAAATACCCTCAACAGCACTTAGAATACTTATTGCAGGGGTAATAACTCCATCACCCATAAGTAAGGAGGTACCAAGAAAAGAAAGAAGGGTTACTACAGAGATAGCCCTTTTTGAGGTAAGAAGTCCTCTTAAAATTTCA
The window above is part of the Thermodesulfobacterium geofontis OPF15 genome. Proteins encoded here:
- a CDS encoding pseudouridine synthase — encoded protein: MRLDKFLSDLGIASRRKIVHLIKSGKVKINGKKVTNCGIKVNPDLDLIEVEGILVTALPKKHYYKFYKPKGYITSKADKAPTVMDLLPSDLPGLKKIFPVGRLDKDAEGLLIFTDDGLLAHRIMHPKWKLTKTYYVQIDKEITEKDLEKLEEGIELSDGRTLPCKISILDLTRKFLQVKVKEGRYHLIKRMFGKLGYKVLELKRIAIGPIKLGDLKPSQIIPLSSEEIRLLKEAVGLKD
- a CDS encoding KUP/HAK/KT family potassium transporter, which gives rise to MLRIIKAIGLVFGDIGTSPIYTLTVVFLLLPPTKENVFGVLSIIFWTLIIIPTLQYTVLAMSLSLRGEGGTLILFEILRGLLTSKRAISVVTLLSFLGTSLLMGDGVITPAISILSAVEGISYIPGFRPLTEMEIVFISILITLGLFIFQSRGTETVSGTFGPIMSLWFSSLFLLGFINIIKMPEILKAISPHYIFQFFKINGWKAYLVLGETILCVTGAEAMYADMGHLGAKPIKQAWKLVFLALVTNYFGQGAYLLLNPETKSVLFEMCLGTLSFFYIPFLIIALLATIIASQAMISGMFSIIYQAITARILPIFKVKYTSVELPSQIYIPTVNWLLLLAVSFIMYEFKSSSSLAGAYGLAVAGNMTITGIFLIIIFYLKRHFSFMSIAIFTAIITFIYFTSTLFKFPHGGYWAVALASFPFSIILLYTNGQKRLYRFTNFLSKEEFINKFERFYATNPKIPGTALFLIRDPSVFPPYVIETLFFHGIIYEENIFLSLIRKNEPYGITTSFLQPLCNGAKVFEIAYGYMEILRVEEILRENGIEERVIFYGLEEIQTSSPLWKIYAFIKQISPHFVKFLDLPPTKLHGVLTRLSM